A region of Etheostoma cragini isolate CJK2018 chromosome 2, CSU_Ecrag_1.0, whole genome shotgun sequence DNA encodes the following proteins:
- the lsm6 gene encoding U6 snRNA-associated Sm-like protein LSm6 has protein sequence MSLRKQTPSDFLKQIIGRPVVVKLNSGVDYRGVLACLDGYMNIAIEQTEEYVNGQLKNKYGDAFLRGNNVLYISTQKRKA, from the exons ATGAGTCTGAGAAAGCAGACCCCAAGTGACTTTCTGAAGCAGATAATTGGGAGACCTGTGGTGGTCAAACTGAACTCAGGTGTCGATTACAGAG GTGTCCTGGCCTGCTTGGATGGGTACATGAACATCGCCATAGAGCAGACTGAGGAGTATGTCAATGGGCAGCTCAAGAACAAGTACGGAGATGCTTTTCTAAGAGGAAACAATG TCCTTTACATCAGCACCCAGAAGAGAAAAGCGTAG